In the genome of Palaemon carinicauda isolate YSFRI2023 chromosome 15, ASM3689809v2, whole genome shotgun sequence, one region contains:
- the LOC137654188 gene encoding probable methyltransferase-like protein 24 gives MTRVNKTADMDDEDEGDVRCSRDNEENLLLQHGQATDDRRDRTLPDPVLIYKEANPLWVSWGPRLKAVKDYFHYIRIPQANCRKLRRMGGEFQCTESGDSNNMDGHKYICMEPVFMLTQNNSNVPECLILSFGTNTETSFDKAMVHLPCELHMFDVIDFSPPLVAENPNAYFHQAGIAAERRTNFYSNTNTTGEMYTLRDLVSRLNLTDRLIHVLKVDIENSEWEVFGSLAKDPILNAIGQVALEVHALDVVKNLQASWSENVPTEKWLQIIQDKFDVLRALEARGFRRVLYWDNYQKGYPYFDENGVRYETSGEILYINTNWYDPAFRRRLADDGYKFHDIIQT, from the exons ATGACAAGGGTGAACAAGACTGCTGAtatggatgatgaagatgaaggGGATGTTAGGTGCAGCAGAGATAATGAAGAAAACCTGCTGCTACAACATGGCCAGGCCACAGACGATAGACGTGATAG AACGCTTCCTGACCCGGTGCTCATATACAAAGAAGCAAATCCCCTCTGGGTGTCCTGGGGTCCTCGGCTCAAGGCGGTAAAAGATTACTTCCATTACATTCGGATACCGCAGGCCAACTGCAGAAAGCTGAGAAGAATGGGAGGCGAATTTCAATGTACTGAAAGTGGAGATAGCAATAATATGGATGGCCATAAG TACATCTGCATGGAACCAGTCTTCATGCTTACACAAAATAATAGCAATGTCCCAGAGTGCCTCATCCTTTCCTTTGGAACTAATACCGAAACATCCTTCGACAAAGCCATGGTACATCTTCCTTGCGAACTCCACATGTTTGATGTCATCGACTTCAGCCCGCCACTTGTTGCAGAGAACCCCAATGCTTACTTCCACCAG GCAGGGATAGCAGCTGAGAGACGTACAAATTTCTACAGCAACACGAATACAACGGGTGAAATGTACACGCTCAGAGATCTCGTATCGAGGCTTAATCTCACTGATCGTCTTATCCATGTACTAAAG GTAGACATCGAAAACAGTGAATGGGAAGTGTTTGGAAGCCTCGCTAAGGATCCAATACTCAATGCAATCGGACAG GTGGCGCTGGAGGTACACGCTTTGGACGTCGTCAAGAATCTCCAAGCCTCATGGAGTGAAAATGTGCCGACGGAAAAGTGGCTTCAAATAATCCAAGATAAATTTGATGTTCTCAGGGCATTAGAG GCTCGAGGTTTCCGACGTGTACTTTACTGGGACAACTACCAAAAAGGTTATCCTTACTTCGATGAAAACGGCGTCCGATATGAAACATCTGGAGAAATACTCTACATCAACACGAACTGGTATGATCCAGCCTTCAGAAGACGCCTAGCTGACGACGGGTATAAGTTTCATGACATTATTCAGACGTGA